The Saccharothrix variisporea genome has a segment encoding these proteins:
- a CDS encoding FHA domain-containing protein yields the protein MSKKCPVDPDEVFDDAETLCRVHVRPLVVVADEPPVVAVPAEGGEQREPWSIDVCWHCGTPSPHPDNRACLRPDCRRSLTPPALHVRFRDGEVELDPGERVELGRHGPHGRTFRDFPNVSRRHAVLGVDADGRAWVEPLRTPNGTFLNGTELPESVGRTLLSGDTVRLARHAEGTVTLYDRTSGGAR from the coding sequence GTGAGCAAGAAGTGCCCGGTCGACCCGGACGAGGTGTTCGACGACGCGGAAACCCTGTGCCGGGTGCACGTCCGGCCGCTGGTGGTCGTCGCGGACGAACCCCCGGTGGTGGCGGTGCCCGCCGAGGGGGGCGAGCAGCGCGAACCGTGGTCGATCGACGTGTGCTGGCACTGCGGCACGCCCTCGCCGCACCCGGACAACCGGGCGTGCCTGCGCCCGGACTGCCGCCGCTCGCTGACCCCGCCCGCGCTGCACGTCCGGTTCCGCGACGGCGAGGTCGAGCTGGATCCCGGCGAACGCGTCGAACTGGGCCGCCACGGACCGCACGGCCGGACGTTCCGGGACTTCCCCAACGTCTCCCGCCGGCACGCCGTGCTCGGGGTGGACGCCGACGGGCGGGCGTGGGTGGAACCGCTGCGCACCCCCAACGGCACCTTCCTCAACGGGACGGAACTGCCCGAGTCGGTCGGCCGGACGCTGCTGTCCGGCGACACCGTCCGGCTCGCCCGGCACGCCGAGGGCACCGTCACCCTCTACGACCGCACGAGCGGAGGCGCCCGGTGA
- a CDS encoding serine/threonine-protein kinase, translated as MTAPDAGTELDPGRVRPDHEPDTELDPGRTAVGTGWARVLPAGLAQRFEVVRDLTGSGRQGDVYLVRVRDTDEQLVLKAHRPGWRLDERVVDLLVHGRPSRHVVAVHEVGEEDGRWYEVMEHLAGGTLAEWRRRHPAGVDSAVLVEVVRQLAEGLDALHRAGVVHRDVKPANLLIRALDPLELVIADLGISRHLPDGEDFTAANEVGTVPYVPPEFISGGRIVPAFDWWSLGVTVLELATGHRLFEGVDDVRVLRARIGTRPIRVDVADDRVRLLCSGLLAMAPEDRWGSAQVAEWLAGGSPPIAAVPVTTAEEATEPYVYLGEEYRARDLLAATMTENWGVSRAWLFGDDPKPLRRLHEWLEQFPGLPERRRPGRRETEDVKLLHELRAVDPTHPPWYRGWNITPARLPELADEAVRGVGAAGEVVHDLWRADLLPLLATGRPASGAGGGDGLAGVRERWHRAEAESRTLAAAVPDAGARAEVQRVLRQDRTYALSLALLAATATGAHRLALRRTLDEQDRELRLPWFSDLVARAEYQWIAFALIPHATRESARIEAERAQREAYEKWIARTERQREWSRRQNRPQALGYAATGVAAVAVALFALVGFSDVAGVASDAQVLDAWFAVVAALAVVTVAESLLAWDAGGRFHPAYSFLGAGAMALGRVARGLIARRIAVPVVLAFLAVLGLVTVVRPVVAPAVVAAVTVAWAVQRHLAWRAQDRRERDLVADARSVRQ; from the coding sequence ATGACGGCACCGGACGCCGGGACCGAGCTCGACCCGGGGCGGGTGCGGCCGGACCACGAGCCCGACACCGAGCTCGACCCCGGCCGCACCGCCGTCGGGACCGGGTGGGCGCGGGTGCTGCCCGCCGGGTTGGCTCAGCGGTTCGAGGTGGTGCGGGACCTCACCGGGTCGGGGCGGCAGGGGGACGTCTACCTGGTCCGGGTGCGGGACACCGACGAGCAGCTGGTGCTCAAGGCGCACCGGCCGGGGTGGCGGCTGGACGAGCGGGTCGTGGACCTGCTCGTGCACGGCCGTCCCAGCCGGCACGTCGTGGCCGTGCACGAGGTCGGCGAGGAGGACGGCCGCTGGTACGAGGTCATGGAGCACCTCGCCGGCGGCACGCTGGCCGAGTGGCGACGGCGACATCCGGCCGGTGTGGACAGCGCGGTGCTGGTGGAGGTGGTGCGACAGCTCGCCGAAGGGCTGGACGCGCTGCACCGGGCCGGGGTGGTGCACCGGGACGTGAAGCCCGCCAACCTGTTGATCCGCGCGCTGGACCCGCTGGAGCTGGTGATCGCCGACCTGGGGATCAGCCGGCACCTGCCGGACGGCGAGGACTTCACCGCGGCCAACGAAGTCGGCACCGTGCCCTACGTGCCACCGGAGTTCATCAGCGGCGGCCGGATCGTGCCCGCGTTCGACTGGTGGTCCCTGGGCGTGACCGTGCTCGAGCTGGCCACCGGGCACCGCCTGTTCGAGGGCGTGGACGACGTGCGGGTCCTGCGCGCCCGGATCGGCACCCGCCCGATCCGGGTGGACGTCGCCGACGACCGGGTCCGGCTGCTGTGCTCGGGCCTGCTCGCGATGGCCCCGGAGGACCGGTGGGGTTCCGCCCAGGTCGCCGAGTGGCTGGCGGGCGGGTCGCCGCCGATCGCGGCGGTACCCGTGACGACCGCCGAAGAGGCCACCGAACCGTACGTCTACCTGGGCGAGGAGTACCGGGCGCGGGACCTGCTCGCGGCCACCATGACGGAGAACTGGGGCGTCTCGCGGGCGTGGCTGTTCGGCGACGACCCCAAACCGCTGCGCCGGCTGCACGAGTGGCTGGAGCAGTTCCCCGGACTCCCCGAGCGGCGCCGGCCGGGTCGCCGGGAGACCGAGGACGTCAAGCTGCTGCACGAGTTGCGGGCCGTCGACCCGACGCACCCGCCCTGGTACCGGGGCTGGAACATCACCCCCGCCCGGCTGCCCGAGCTGGCCGACGAGGCCGTGCGGGGCGTCGGCGCGGCCGGCGAGGTCGTCCACGACCTGTGGCGGGCGGACCTGCTGCCGCTGCTGGCCACCGGCAGGCCCGCGTCCGGGGCGGGTGGCGGTGACGGGCTGGCCGGTGTGCGGGAGCGGTGGCACCGCGCGGAAGCCGAGTCGCGGACGCTCGCGGCGGCCGTGCCCGACGCCGGCGCGCGCGCCGAGGTGCAGCGCGTCCTGCGGCAGGACCGGACCTACGCGCTGTCGCTCGCCCTGCTGGCCGCCACCGCGACCGGCGCGCACCGCCTGGCCCTGCGTCGCACGTTGGACGAACAGGACCGCGAGCTTCGGCTGCCGTGGTTCTCCGACCTGGTCGCGCGCGCCGAGTACCAGTGGATCGCCTTCGCCCTCATCCCGCACGCCACGCGCGAGTCGGCGCGGATCGAGGCCGAGCGGGCGCAACGGGAGGCGTACGAGAAGTGGATAGCGCGCACCGAGCGGCAGCGGGAGTGGTCGCGGCGGCAGAACCGGCCGCAGGCGCTGGGGTACGCGGCCACGGGGGTCGCGGCGGTCGCGGTGGCGTTGTTCGCCCTGGTGGGGTTCAGCGACGTGGCCGGGGTCGCGTCGGATGCGCAGGTGCTGGACGCGTGGTTCGCGGTGGTGGCCGCGCTCGCCGTGGTCACGGTGGCGGAGTCGCTGCTGGCGTGGGACGCCGGCGGCCGGTTCCACCCGGCCTACTCGTTCCTGGGTGCGGGGGCGATGGCGTTGGGGCGGGTGGCGCGCGGGTTGATCGCGCGGCGGATCGCGGTACCGGTGGTGCTGGCGTTCCTGGCGGTTCTGGGGCTGGTGACGGTGGTGCGGCCGGTGGTGGCGCCCGCTGTGGTGGCGGCGGTGACCGTGGCGTGGGCGGTGCAGCGGCACCTGGCCTGGCGCGCGCAGGACCGGCGGGAACGGGACCTCGTGGCCGACGCCCGGTCGGTCCGTCAGTAG
- a CDS encoding AAA family ATPase, translating to MTDTAQRSGRFLPEFPAFVNEIAGTLAVHAQYVLHGNLRDQFLVTPPGGHPEILTLLPLLWRALRPLGFEALITYDQVDGVGVFPPEPAALQAAERVLGARVVGRRPSLERLRVHLAKAVGVPEQPPLESEGSPAERPPVARPAARVAVVVDHASRLTRVPGQLDQNERDFFLYCRKLALTAPPLSFGGDRPAELHNPVLWLVEGERDLPAWLTAGVEAFRTVAVGLPTLDNRLDMARLLVPVFPASTSDSPTRIEPAEEFANRTEGLTLESMLRIARLARDRGLGLDRIADATRVYKLGVDDNLWRRGSVRAQITKGEQVISGLVKGQERAVAKTLDILKRAALGLSGAQASTPGSRPRGVLFFAGPTGVGKTELAKQVAEVLFGDAQAYLRFDMSEFAAEQAADRLIGAPPGYVGFEAGGELTGAVRRRPFQVVLFDEIEKAHPLVLDKFLQILEDGRLTDGQGVTTYFSECVLIFTSNLGIIVTDPDTGARRRIVDPGMPYAELEAKVKAAIRDHFTTKLARPELLNRFGDNIVVFDFISPATAAGIFGAQLDNIAARVHSELGLSLEFTDAARAQLAAACTADLENGGRGIGNLLESNLVNPLARVLFDEDVQPGARVLVTGLHAGEQGPVLSARVGAP from the coding sequence ATGACCGACACCGCCCAGCGCTCCGGCCGGTTCCTGCCCGAGTTCCCGGCGTTCGTCAACGAGATCGCCGGGACGCTGGCCGTGCACGCCCAGTACGTGCTGCACGGCAACCTGCGCGACCAGTTCCTGGTCACCCCGCCCGGCGGGCACCCGGAGATCCTCACCCTGCTGCCCCTGCTGTGGCGGGCGTTGCGCCCCTTGGGTTTCGAGGCGCTGATCACCTACGACCAGGTGGACGGCGTGGGCGTGTTCCCGCCCGAACCGGCCGCCCTCCAAGCCGCCGAACGGGTGCTGGGCGCCCGCGTGGTCGGGCGGCGGCCGTCGCTGGAACGCCTGCGCGTCCACCTGGCCAAGGCGGTCGGCGTGCCCGAGCAGCCGCCGCTGGAGAGCGAGGGGTCGCCCGCCGAGCGACCCCCGGTCGCCCGGCCCGCCGCCCGGGTCGCCGTGGTGGTGGACCACGCCTCCCGACTGACCCGCGTGCCCGGCCAGCTCGACCAGAACGAGCGGGACTTCTTCCTGTACTGCCGCAAGCTCGCGCTCACCGCGCCCCCGCTGTCCTTCGGCGGCGACCGGCCGGCCGAGCTGCACAACCCGGTGCTGTGGCTGGTCGAGGGCGAACGCGACCTGCCCGCCTGGCTCACCGCGGGCGTCGAGGCGTTCCGCACGGTCGCCGTGGGCCTGCCGACCCTGGACAACCGGCTGGACATGGCCCGCCTGCTGGTGCCCGTGTTCCCAGCGTCCACATCGGACAGCCCGACCCGGATCGAGCCCGCCGAGGAGTTCGCCAACCGGACCGAGGGCCTGACCCTGGAGTCCATGCTGCGCATCGCCCGGCTGGCCCGCGACCGCGGGCTGGGCCTGGACCGCATCGCCGACGCCACCCGCGTCTACAAGCTGGGCGTGGACGACAACCTGTGGCGGCGCGGCAGCGTGCGGGCGCAGATCACCAAGGGCGAGCAGGTGATCTCCGGCCTGGTCAAGGGGCAGGAGCGGGCGGTCGCCAAGACGCTGGACATCCTCAAGCGGGCCGCGCTGGGCCTGTCCGGGGCGCAGGCGAGCACACCGGGGTCGCGGCCGCGCGGGGTGCTGTTCTTCGCCGGGCCCACCGGCGTCGGCAAGACCGAACTGGCCAAGCAGGTCGCCGAGGTGCTGTTCGGCGACGCCCAGGCCTACCTGCGGTTCGACATGAGCGAGTTCGCCGCCGAGCAGGCCGCCGACCGGCTCATCGGCGCGCCGCCGGGGTACGTCGGGTTCGAGGCGGGCGGCGAGCTGACCGGGGCGGTGCGGAGGCGGCCGTTCCAGGTGGTGCTGTTCGACGAGATCGAGAAGGCGCACCCGCTGGTGCTGGACAAGTTCCTGCAGATCCTGGAGGACGGCCGGCTCACCGACGGGCAGGGCGTGACCACGTACTTCTCCGAGTGCGTGCTGATCTTCACGTCCAACCTGGGCATCATCGTCACCGACCCGGACACCGGTGCCCGGCGGCGGATCGTGGACCCCGGCATGCCGTACGCGGAGCTGGAGGCCAAGGTCAAGGCCGCCATCCGGGACCACTTCACCACCAAGCTGGCCCGCCCGGAGCTGCTCAACCGCTTCGGCGACAACATCGTGGTGTTCGACTTCATCAGCCCCGCCACGGCGGCCGGGATCTTCGGCGCGCAGCTGGACAACATCGCCGCCCGCGTCCACTCGGAACTGGGGCTGTCCCTGGAGTTCACCGACGCCGCCCGCGCGCAGCTGGCCGCCGCGTGCACCGCCGACCTGGAGAACGGGGGCCGCGGCATCGGCAACCTGCTGGAGAGCAACCTGGTCAACCCGCTGGCCCGGGTGCTGTTCGACGAGGACGTGCAGCCGGGCGCGCGGGTCCTGGTCACCGGGCTGCACGCCGGGGAGCAGGGTCCGGTGCTGTCGGCCCGGGTGGGTGCGCCGTGA
- a CDS encoding 4Fe-4S single cluster domain-containing protein, which produces MSRTHFPVTALGPGTRLGVWVQGCSLACKGCMSQDTWDPDGGVAVEVGDLVALWREAVARGAEGLTVSGGEPLQQAGALREFLAAVHAERDDQDVLVYTGYDEPEFDDNRRNAVEFADVLVTGRFDIRRPTALIWRGSANQRMVVRTELGRRKYARFLDHEPERAPLQVRADESGIWLIGTPRQGGLAGLERGLRASGLPVESASWRLRPPGQSG; this is translated from the coding sequence GTGAGCCGGACGCATTTCCCCGTCACCGCGCTCGGTCCGGGCACCCGGCTGGGCGTGTGGGTGCAGGGGTGTTCGTTGGCGTGCAAGGGGTGCATGTCCCAGGACACGTGGGACCCGGACGGCGGCGTGGCGGTCGAGGTCGGGGACCTGGTGGCGTTGTGGCGGGAGGCGGTGGCGCGGGGCGCGGAGGGGCTGACCGTCAGCGGCGGCGAACCCCTCCAGCAGGCGGGAGCGCTGCGCGAGTTCCTCGCCGCCGTGCACGCCGAACGGGACGACCAGGACGTCCTCGTCTACACCGGTTACGACGAACCCGAATTCGACGACAACCGCAGGAATGCGGTCGAATTCGCCGACGTGCTGGTCACCGGGCGTTTCGACATCCGCCGGCCGACGGCGTTGATCTGGCGCGGATCGGCGAACCAGCGGATGGTCGTGCGGACCGAGCTCGGCCGGCGCAAGTACGCCCGGTTCCTCGACCACGAACCCGAGCGGGCACCCCTCCAGGTACGGGCCGACGAGAGCGGGATCTGGCTCATCGGCACGCCTCGCCAGGGCGGACTGGCCGGGCTGGAACGCGGGTTGAGGGCGAGCGGGCTACCGGTCGAGAGCGCGAGCTGGCGGTTGAGACCACCGGGCCAGAGCGGTTGA
- a CDS encoding CHAT domain-containing protein, with protein sequence MADDALDDAAADNPVVDDAVDEALHERALYLAGAIEVAPERVDPVEAGTVGADHLDRFVDGGATPEAVELGVFLLDFALARSPEHEDADRWRYRAGDALSFLAEETDSTARLDAAIAHLTAVARTTGDFADPAAAELAALTATRLAVAARDEDLDVDAVRRLTDVLAELDPADPERVDFLLQRALAHRWAYPRTLDPADLDRVVDGMAAVLPELEPDEEARVEALEALIAVHEERFLLTKSLEPLEEALATAREARSLLADDPERGPEARAIAAALVTTRYWNSADHDDADRDEAIAEYTALDAEVGLEDRHARNYGFLLCFRGGVTGNADDLRGGIDVLETVEEDWYAAGTIAEAHEALVALDGPHHLWDAIEWGTRALTHPAPDPDDGLALRTQRLEAVEAAARQFGIGAVLDRCDARAVLADADTAVRTGTGADPQVRARLAVRSVVLRTQWMAEFLPVGDPDALRAAVQEQIDLLTEVKATLPAADHDVVHALTSLVDIMRRAFVGDSGGAPGADMDGLVRALLSGPAPTGPPPDGPLPPETEAEHAMTAYLRAVYERAAAGQDPRALIGDFTALVWQVDALPPSEQRDLMEQMLTSLSRMVGPPGGFDGSLPRLGDTEDGEVARLFGTAGAWRAAVEAGDSRRALWAYQAVERAAAGVRPGATMEVAARMVQGMTRARLGAVVPTDPAVLDADIAALEAACRDGGGVDAAVDLGSRLRLRDRPGDRAASREAVLAALVAGSGDGGAAGPGTGEVGDNVTAWCLDDGADDDLVRVLEARRAAEVRGGDAVVTGPDEVRQGLRAAGADVLAYLVPDCGAHRGMAVVVPVDGPVRVVGLPDLTTTPLARFAATRDARFADPRPATVRAWRASLSDVCAWAWQAAGAELVAAAGGGRLVLVPVGPLGLVPWPAAWREVDGRRRYLVEDVEVSSAPSGRVLALAAGRAAATGAAVFVGNPNRDDAPAAVAAEELRDSFHPDGRFLGGHGQPPRPWRVAEDGAGTPEEVRAALAGGVSVLHLGCRAVSDVDAPDRSRVTLHDGKPFELGPLDADLVTLTGHASTDGSHDDARTLPAAFLALGARSVLATRWPAPTAHLVHLVHQHWKDSPGTALRTAQLRVLDPAFDRSTLPPHLHDMVPPDPAEIEHWAALAHFGR encoded by the coding sequence GTGGCTGACGACGCCCTGGACGACGCTGCGGCCGACAACCCCGTGGTCGACGACGCCGTGGACGAAGCCCTGCACGAGCGGGCGCTGTACCTGGCCGGTGCGATCGAGGTCGCCCCCGAGCGCGTGGACCCGGTCGAGGCGGGCACGGTCGGCGCGGACCACCTGGACCGGTTCGTCGACGGCGGCGCGACACCGGAGGCCGTGGAACTCGGCGTGTTCCTGCTCGACTTCGCCCTCGCCCGCTCCCCCGAGCACGAGGACGCCGACCGCTGGCGGTACCGCGCCGGCGACGCGCTGTCCTTCCTGGCCGAGGAGACCGACTCCACCGCCCGCCTCGACGCGGCGATCGCCCACCTGACCGCCGTGGCCCGGACCACCGGCGACTTCGCCGACCCGGCCGCCGCCGAGCTCGCCGCCCTGACCGCGACCCGGCTGGCCGTCGCCGCCCGGGACGAGGACCTGGACGTCGACGCCGTGCGGCGGTTGACCGACGTCCTGGCCGAGCTGGACCCCGCCGACCCGGAGCGGGTGGACTTCCTGCTCCAGCGCGCCCTCGCCCACCGCTGGGCCTACCCGCGCACCCTCGACCCCGCCGACCTCGACCGGGTGGTCGACGGGATGGCCGCCGTGCTGCCCGAGCTCGAACCGGACGAAGAGGCGCGGGTCGAGGCGCTGGAGGCGCTCATCGCCGTCCACGAGGAGCGCTTCCTGCTCACGAAGTCGTTGGAGCCGTTGGAAGAGGCCCTCGCGACGGCCCGGGAGGCGCGGTCGCTGCTGGCCGACGACCCCGAGCGCGGGCCCGAGGCGCGGGCCATCGCCGCCGCCCTGGTGACCACCCGCTACTGGAACTCCGCCGACCACGACGACGCCGACCGCGACGAGGCCATCGCCGAGTACACCGCGCTGGACGCCGAGGTCGGGCTGGAGGACCGGCACGCCCGCAACTACGGCTTCCTGCTGTGCTTCCGCGGCGGCGTCACCGGGAACGCCGACGACCTCCGGGGCGGGATCGACGTCCTGGAGACCGTCGAGGAGGACTGGTACGCGGCCGGCACGATCGCCGAGGCCCACGAGGCCCTGGTCGCGCTCGACGGCCCGCACCACCTGTGGGACGCGATCGAGTGGGGCACGCGCGCCCTCACCCACCCCGCCCCCGACCCGGACGACGGGCTCGCGCTGCGGACCCAGCGGCTGGAGGCGGTCGAGGCGGCGGCCCGGCAGTTCGGGATCGGGGCCGTGCTCGACCGCTGCGACGCCCGTGCCGTGCTCGCCGACGCCGACACCGCCGTGCGCACCGGGACCGGGGCGGACCCGCAGGTCCGGGCGCGGCTGGCGGTGCGGTCGGTGGTGCTGCGGACGCAGTGGATGGCCGAGTTCCTCCCGGTCGGCGACCCCGACGCGCTGCGGGCGGCCGTGCAGGAGCAGATCGACCTGCTGACCGAGGTCAAGGCGACCTTGCCCGCGGCGGACCACGACGTCGTGCACGCCCTGACGAGCCTGGTGGACATCATGCGGCGCGCGTTCGTCGGTGACTCCGGCGGCGCGCCCGGTGCGGACATGGACGGCCTGGTGCGGGCGCTGCTGTCCGGCCCGGCGCCCACCGGCCCGCCCCCGGACGGTCCGCTGCCGCCGGAAACCGAGGCCGAGCACGCGATGACCGCCTACCTGCGCGCGGTCTACGAGCGGGCCGCGGCGGGCCAGGACCCGCGCGCGCTGATCGGCGACTTCACCGCGCTGGTGTGGCAGGTGGACGCGCTGCCGCCGTCCGAGCAGCGGGACCTCATGGAGCAGATGCTGACCAGCCTGTCCCGGATGGTCGGGCCGCCCGGCGGCTTCGACGGCTCGCTGCCCCGGCTCGGCGACACCGAGGACGGCGAGGTGGCCCGGCTGTTCGGGACCGCCGGCGCGTGGCGGGCGGCGGTGGAGGCCGGGGACTCGCGGCGGGCGCTGTGGGCCTACCAGGCGGTGGAGCGGGCCGCCGCCGGGGTGCGGCCGGGCGCGACGATGGAGGTCGCGGCGCGGATGGTGCAGGGGATGACCCGGGCCCGGCTGGGCGCGGTCGTGCCGACCGACCCGGCCGTGCTCGACGCCGACATCGCGGCGCTGGAGGCCGCGTGCCGGGACGGCGGCGGGGTGGACGCGGCGGTCGACCTGGGGTCGCGGCTGCGGCTGCGGGACCGGCCCGGCGACCGGGCGGCGAGCCGGGAGGCGGTGCTGGCGGCACTGGTCGCGGGTTCGGGGGACGGCGGCGCGGCCGGACCCGGGACCGGTGAGGTGGGGGACAACGTCACCGCGTGGTGCCTGGACGACGGTGCGGACGACGACCTGGTCCGGGTGCTGGAGGCGCGGCGGGCGGCTGAGGTGCGCGGCGGTGACGCCGTCGTGACCGGGCCGGACGAGGTCCGGCAGGGGTTGCGGGCGGCGGGTGCCGACGTGCTCGCGTACCTGGTGCCGGACTGCGGGGCGCACCGCGGCATGGCCGTGGTGGTGCCGGTGGACGGGCCGGTGCGGGTGGTCGGGTTGCCGGACCTGACGACCACGCCGCTGGCCCGGTTCGCGGCGACCCGGGACGCCCGGTTCGCCGACCCGAGACCGGCGACCGTCCGCGCGTGGCGGGCGTCGCTGTCCGACGTGTGCGCGTGGGCGTGGCAGGCGGCGGGTGCGGAGTTGGTGGCGGCGGCCGGGGGCGGGCGGCTGGTGCTCGTGCCGGTGGGGCCGTTGGGGTTGGTGCCGTGGCCGGCGGCGTGGCGCGAGGTGGACGGGCGGCGGCGGTACCTGGTCGAGGACGTCGAGGTGTCGTCGGCGCCGTCCGGGCGGGTGCTGGCCCTGGCGGCGGGCCGGGCCGCGGCGACGGGTGCGGCGGTGTTCGTGGGCAACCCGAACCGGGACGACGCGCCGGCGGCCGTGGCGGCGGAGGAACTGCGGGACTCGTTCCACCCGGACGGCCGGTTCCTCGGCGGGCACGGGCAGCCGCCCCGGCCGTGGCGGGTGGCCGAGGACGGCGCCGGCACGCCGGAGGAGGTCCGGGCGGCACTGGCGGGCGGGGTGTCCGTGCTGCACCTGGGTTGTCGCGCGGTGTCGGACGTCGACGCGCCGGACCGGTCCCGGGTCACGCTGCACGACGGCAAGCCGTTCGAGCTCGGGCCGCTCGACGCGGACCTGGTCACGCTGACCGGTCACGCGTCCACCGACGGGTCCCACGACGACGCCCGGACCCTGCCCGCCGCGTTCCTCGCGCTGGGTGCCCGGTCCGTGCTGGCGACCCGGTGGCCCGCCCCGACCGCGCACCTCGTGCACCTGGTGCACCAGCACTGGAAGGACTCCCCCGGCACCGCCCTGCGCACCGCCCAGCTGCGGGTGCTGGACCCGGCCTTCGACCGGTCGACCCTGCCGCCGCACCTGCACGACATGGTGCCGCCGGATCCGGCCGAGATCGAGCACTGGGCCGCGCTCGCGCACTTCGGGCGGTGA
- a CDS encoding OmpA family protein, whose amino-acid sequence MTHRRTRRVVTGCLVLAALAACSTASPPAPRLPAGCPVDAGQALTLVVGARMGSPRPTLPGEVEGLVEVAARSERKVQVVRVDGQPTVALAADVRITGKNETQREKQVSELVGKVKAFVEQLEPKQAEADVLGALAEAARVTPEGGTVVLVDSGLATAGAVSFREEGMWGANPGEVAAFLAAQRLLPGLTGRSVLLVGLGGTADPQPALNEDLRGRVGKLWREVVTKAGATCSGELAIPSRRDAFPTTVPVTVVKLPEEPKPVPCGTTKLEDSGSVGFVPDTADLRDPAAADRTLQSLAGVVAGGAQRVTLVGNTAGGGPAAGHVELSTRRAEAVKSILVRLGVPADRIATRGDGNSGPYHENDLGPDGVLIPAAAARNRSVVVELSCPQ is encoded by the coding sequence ATGACCCACCGCCGAACCCGTCGTGTCGTGACGGGCTGCCTGGTGCTGGCGGCGCTCGCCGCGTGCTCCACGGCGTCACCACCCGCGCCCCGGCTGCCGGCGGGGTGCCCGGTCGACGCCGGGCAGGCGTTGACGCTCGTCGTCGGCGCCCGCATGGGCAGCCCGCGGCCGACGCTGCCCGGCGAGGTCGAGGGCCTGGTGGAGGTGGCCGCCCGCAGCGAGCGGAAGGTTCAGGTGGTCCGCGTGGACGGGCAGCCGACCGTGGCGCTGGCCGCGGACGTCCGGATCACCGGCAAGAACGAGACCCAGCGCGAGAAGCAGGTCAGCGAGCTGGTGGGCAAGGTCAAGGCGTTCGTCGAGCAGCTGGAGCCCAAGCAGGCGGAGGCCGACGTGCTCGGGGCGCTGGCCGAGGCGGCGCGGGTGACCCCGGAGGGCGGGACGGTCGTGCTGGTCGACTCGGGCCTGGCGACCGCCGGCGCGGTGTCGTTCCGCGAGGAGGGCATGTGGGGTGCGAACCCGGGTGAGGTGGCGGCTTTCCTGGCCGCCCAGCGGTTGTTGCCGGGGTTGACCGGGCGGTCGGTGCTGCTGGTCGGGCTCGGCGGGACCGCCGATCCGCAGCCGGCGCTCAACGAGGACCTGCGGGGGCGGGTCGGGAAGCTGTGGCGCGAGGTGGTGACCAAGGCGGGGGCGACGTGCTCGGGTGAGCTGGCGATCCCCTCGCGGCGGGACGCGTTCCCGACGACCGTGCCGGTGACCGTGGTGAAGCTGCCGGAGGAGCCCAAGCCGGTGCCGTGCGGGACGACGAAGCTGGAGGACAGCGGGTCGGTCGGGTTCGTGCCGGACACGGCGGACCTGCGCGACCCCGCGGCGGCGGACCGGACGCTCCAGTCGCTGGCCGGCGTGGTCGCGGGCGGGGCGCAGCGGGTGACCCTGGTCGGCAACACCGCCGGTGGAGGGCCTGCGGCGGGGCACGTCGAGCTGTCCACGCGGCGGGCGGAGGCGGTGAAGTCGATCCTGGTGCGGTTGGGCGTGCCGGCGGACCGGATCGCGACCCGCGGCGACGGCAACAGCGGGCCGTACCACGAGAACGACCTCGGGCCGGACGGCGTGCTCATCCCGGCGGCGGCGGCCCGCAACCGGTCGGTGGTGGTGGAGCTGTCGTGCCCGCAGTGA